In Humulus lupulus chromosome 7, drHumLupu1.1, whole genome shotgun sequence, the following are encoded in one genomic region:
- the LOC133791552 gene encoding uncharacterized mitochondrial protein AtMg00310-like, which translates to MHWGSWKSLRRPKEEGGLGFKDLELFNKALLGKQVWRLYRNLTSLVGKVLKSSYFPNSNVMEAKTGSNASFVWGKEVVELGSKWRIGSGNAINVLEDRWILRPYKFKSFYKPFIPRGLKVIDLIG; encoded by the coding sequence atgcatTGGGGTTCTTGGAAATCTTTACGTAGACCGAAAGAGGAGGGTGGGCTCGGTTTTAAAGATCTCGAGCTTTTCAACAAGGCTCTTCTTGGGAAACAAGTGTGGAGATTATATAGGAATCTAACATCTCTTGTTGGGAAGGTTCTAAAGAGTAGTTACTTTCCTAACTCTAATGTGATGGAAGCTAAAACAGGGTCTAACGCTTCTTTTGTGTGGGGAAAGGAAGTCGTGGAGTTGGGGTCTAAATGGAGGATTGGCTCAGGCAATGCTATTAATGTGCTGGAAGATAGGTGGATTCTGAGACCCTATAAGTTTAAGAGTTTTTATAAGCCTTTCATTCCTAGAGGGTTGAAAGTGATTGATCTTATAGGTTGA